The proteins below are encoded in one region of Segatella copri:
- a CDS encoding ATP-binding protein — protein sequence MEKKALLVSGARQVGKTFAIRKVGKECFADVVEFNFLNNPKYREAFKSPSDAKEILLRLSALAEKKLIPGTTLVFFDEVQECPEMVTAIKFLVEEGSYRYVMSGSLLGVELKDIRSVPVGYMAEKEMFPLDFEEFAEAVGMSTGVMAHVRECYEQCKVVDEVVHNKLNDLIHLYLIVGGMPEAVQKYINTNNLQIVREAQREIMHLYGKDIAKYDPKNKLYIKDIFDLIPSELNAKNKRFILKALNEKAKFERYRNSFLWLADAGVALPTYNVEEPRLPLKLGEQRNLFKLFMNDVGLLASQYAVNIAIDLLTGTTEINNGAIYENFAAQELRAHGYNLYYFNNKKQGELDFVIEDRGKVLPIEIKSGKDYKRHNALSNVMNNEEYAIPRAIVFSNGNVQVVDKILYYPIYMLMYLQPEMIKKPIFRFEPI from the coding sequence ATGGAGAAAAAAGCTCTTCTCGTTTCAGGCGCTCGCCAGGTAGGTAAAACCTTCGCTATCCGGAAGGTTGGAAAGGAATGCTTTGCGGATGTAGTGGAGTTCAATTTCCTCAATAATCCTAAGTATAGAGAGGCTTTTAAGTCTCCTTCTGATGCTAAGGAAATCCTCCTGCGCCTTTCTGCCTTGGCTGAGAAAAAACTTATTCCAGGCACAACTCTGGTATTCTTTGATGAGGTGCAGGAATGTCCGGAGATGGTTACTGCCATCAAATTCCTGGTAGAAGAGGGTAGCTATCGCTATGTAATGAGTGGCTCGTTGTTAGGGGTAGAGTTGAAGGATATCCGTAGTGTACCTGTTGGTTATATGGCAGAAAAAGAGATGTTTCCTCTCGATTTTGAGGAATTTGCTGAGGCTGTAGGGATGAGTACTGGAGTAATGGCTCATGTCAGGGAGTGCTATGAGCAATGCAAGGTGGTGGATGAGGTTGTGCATAATAAGCTGAATGATCTCATTCATCTTTATCTTATTGTAGGAGGAATGCCTGAGGCTGTCCAAAAGTATATTAATACGAATAATTTACAGATAGTGCGTGAGGCACAACGAGAAATCATGCACCTCTACGGAAAGGATATAGCCAAGTATGACCCGAAGAACAAGCTGTATATCAAAGATATATTCGACTTGATACCTTCAGAACTGAATGCCAAGAACAAGCGTTTTATTTTGAAGGCATTAAATGAGAAGGCAAAATTTGAGCGTTATAGAAATTCTTTTTTATGGCTAGCCGATGCTGGTGTGGCGCTCCCTACTTATAATGTAGAAGAACCTCGCTTGCCTTTAAAACTTGGTGAACAGCGCAATTTATTTAAGTTGTTCATGAACGATGTGGGGTTGTTGGCAAGCCAGTATGCTGTCAATATAGCAATCGATTTACTTACGGGTACAACAGAAATCAACAATGGAGCCATTTATGAGAATTTTGCAGCGCAAGAATTACGTGCTCACGGTTATAATCTTTATTATTTCAATAATAAGAAGCAGGGGGAACTGGACTTTGTTATAGAAGACAGAGGTAAGGTCTTGCCGATAGAAATCAAGTCAGGCAAGGATTATAAACGTCATAATGCACTCTCTAATGTGATGAACAATGAGGAGTACGCTATTCCTCGTGCCATAGTTTTCTCTAATGGCAATGTGCAGGTTGTAGACAAGATTCTCTATTACCCTATCTATATGTTGATGTATCTTCAACCCGAAATGATAAAGAAACCTATATTCAGATTTGAGCCAATATAG